In Archangium violaceum, the following are encoded in one genomic region:
- a CDS encoding glycoside hydrolase family 5 protein, with protein sequence MFKHLKMMSLLPWILCACGGSEPEVQVVQEEPAADARDGGSESPTVANPTGRFYIVGKDIVDPSGNKFYPVGANLDGWDFFQRDTENRAAAAANWGWNIIRINGAQLAHPDWKTYGLVSGDLSKPNFDKIDRIVQAYTSRKIVVLIEFHDGVWANGGVDATRLAQTRSAWIALANKYKTNTFVWFNLLNEPVWSQPVSEYLSVHTDLRDAIRSTGAENIIVMDGGVAGQEWPGWGIPGNLIPTYGPQLSQNQCNILFSIHVYNAWAEAGGSSPHTSQFIAYLNSVQSKNLALIVGETGWNSNDSDVPRLKAGSMIAFTNAPAYGVGIIAWHGNPNWGDTFALTKADSSGQFYSIDNWTQPTTLTDFGKVLWDLSHKKPVLGAFTGSYAASGCASAK encoded by the coding sequence ATGTTCAAGCACCTGAAGATGATGAGCCTCCTGCCGTGGATCCTCTGTGCCTGCGGAGGGTCCGAGCCGGAGGTCCAGGTGGTTCAGGAGGAGCCCGCGGCCGACGCGCGCGATGGTGGCTCGGAGAGCCCCACGGTGGCCAACCCCACCGGGCGCTTCTACATCGTGGGCAAGGACATCGTGGACCCGAGCGGGAACAAGTTCTATCCCGTGGGGGCCAACCTGGACGGCTGGGATTTCTTCCAGCGGGACACGGAGAACCGCGCCGCGGCGGCCGCCAACTGGGGTTGGAACATCATCCGCATCAACGGGGCCCAGCTGGCGCATCCGGATTGGAAGACGTACGGGCTCGTGTCGGGTGACCTGTCGAAGCCCAACTTCGACAAGATCGACCGCATCGTCCAGGCCTACACATCGCGGAAGATCGTGGTCCTCATCGAGTTCCACGACGGTGTGTGGGCGAACGGCGGCGTCGACGCGACCCGGCTGGCCCAGACCCGGAGCGCCTGGATCGCCCTGGCCAACAAGTACAAGACGAACACCTTCGTCTGGTTCAACCTGCTCAACGAGCCCGTCTGGAGCCAGCCGGTGAGCGAGTATTTGAGCGTGCACACGGACCTGCGCGACGCCATCCGCTCCACCGGCGCGGAGAACATCATCGTCATGGACGGCGGTGTCGCCGGTCAGGAGTGGCCGGGCTGGGGCATCCCGGGGAATCTCATCCCGACGTACGGGCCGCAGCTGTCGCAGAACCAGTGCAACATCCTCTTCTCCATCCACGTGTACAACGCCTGGGCCGAGGCGGGCGGGAGCAGCCCCCACACGAGCCAGTTCATCGCGTACCTGAATTCGGTGCAGAGCAAGAACCTGGCGCTGATCGTGGGAGAGACGGGCTGGAACTCGAACGACAGTGACGTGCCCCGGCTGAAGGCTGGAAGCATGATCGCCTTCACCAACGCGCCGGCCTACGGCGTGGGCATCATCGCGTGGCACGGCAACCCGAACTGGGGTGACACGTTCGCCCTGACCAAGGCGGACTCGAGCGGCCAGTTCTACTCCATCGACAACTGGACCCAGCCCACCACGCTGACGGACTTCGGCAAGGTGCTGTGGGACCTCTCGCACAAGAAGCCCGTGCTCGGCGCCTTCACCGGGAGCTACGCGGCCAGCGGTTGCGCCTCGGCGAAGTGA
- a CDS encoding DUF6209 family protein — translation MISRHGLGKAATIYFTHVWTQRLEGELKPGGRLSIYYDPHRMPLAPGYLFGSPDQPITVHVKFSENGPVHDKVLWSPAGILRHVDKDPTGYGSMLFQDFAIPADAEELVVWFDYRSSDGRVHYDSDYGRNFRFRFLTRDVRVHPAPSSENGNARQLRLAVNPRATHVSVRYRVLERGVPGHAREASLTDTGTRDPEGCRIWLLPNSALPSGAPVVFDLAYQLNGHTYVDDNSGKHFHQE, via the coding sequence ATGATTTCGCGACACGGACTCGGCAAAGCCGCCACCATCTACTTCACCCATGTCTGGACCCAACGGCTCGAGGGTGAGCTCAAGCCGGGCGGCAGGCTCAGCATCTATTATGATCCGCACCGGATGCCGCTGGCTCCCGGCTATCTCTTCGGATCTCCCGACCAGCCCATCACCGTGCACGTGAAGTTCTCCGAGAACGGCCCGGTGCACGACAAGGTGCTGTGGTCGCCCGCCGGCATCCTCCGGCACGTCGACAAGGATCCGACGGGCTACGGCTCGATGCTCTTCCAGGACTTCGCCATCCCCGCGGATGCCGAGGAGCTCGTCGTCTGGTTCGACTACCGGAGCAGCGATGGACGGGTGCATTACGACAGCGACTACGGCCGGAACTTCCGGTTCCGGTTCCTGACCCGGGACGTCCGGGTGCACCCAGCGCCGTCGTCGGAGAACGGGAATGCGCGCCAGCTCCGGCTCGCCGTCAACCCGCGGGCCACGCACGTCAGCGTGCGCTACCGCGTGCTCGAGAGGGGCGTTCCAGGCCACGCCCGGGAGGCGTCGCTCACGGACACCGGTACCCGCGACCCGGAGGGTTGTCGGATCTGGCTCCTTCCCAACTCCGCGCTCCCGAGTGGAGCGCCCGTGGTCTTCGACCTGGCCTACCAGCTGAACGGCCACACCTACGTCGACGACAACAGCGGCAAGCACTTCCATCAGGAGTAA
- a CDS encoding DUF1318 domain-containing protein — MKRRGLLLLAALASPGCLRAPEIVMVDRATALEEQASGSFKDVEQRLARAGMSPTPVPLTPNQLEDLGIQPTPLVENIGKTQADRVDELLRRHCVGEGRDGLLVDTRRQCQAGRLSADDVALVERVNRARLHLWQWMRTVRPGVPEESLRRSWQQVHAEGVICGGWVESDDGTWGEKKC; from the coding sequence ATGAAACGCCGCGGGTTGCTGCTCCTCGCCGCTCTCGCTTCTCCCGGGTGCCTCCGCGCCCCGGAGATCGTCATGGTCGATCGCGCGACGGCGCTCGAAGAACAGGCGTCGGGTTCGTTCAAGGACGTGGAACAGCGTCTCGCTCGCGCGGGAATGAGCCCGACGCCGGTGCCGCTCACGCCCAACCAACTGGAGGACCTGGGCATCCAACCCACGCCGTTGGTCGAGAACATCGGCAAGACGCAGGCGGACCGCGTCGACGAGCTGCTGCGGCGACACTGCGTGGGCGAAGGGCGGGACGGGCTGCTGGTGGACACCCGGCGCCAGTGCCAGGCCGGACGCTTGTCGGCCGATGACGTCGCCCTGGTGGAGCGGGTGAACCGGGCGCGGCTGCACCTGTGGCAGTGGATGCGGACGGTCCGCCCCGGCGTGCCAGAGGAGTCGCTGCGCCGAAGCTGGCAACAGGTGCACGCGGAAGGGGTGATCTGCGGCGGCTGGGTCGAATCCGATGACGGCACCTGGGGAGAAAAGAAGTGCTGA
- a CDS encoding phytanoyl-CoA dioxygenase family protein: MHLQHGECLVARSHGGASARCEPHPYLPHVYTVDAGKLTPGEPFRYVVRRADGTERTERFFAHSLDQDGPVDVWEGIRAIDNAFYANEVKEHFERRGFAVVRRVLSAELVSTLRAVVNPHMADVWGADRAAYRDKINLEKVLLHVPYLLQALAEKLGPLLGRILGSEVFLEYEQVMVVRAGSSYATRRHRDVDGGKAGFSEASRRHKGSVHLWIPLVDIDETRACMYVDPFDAPEQSLDMTMRAGDALFLHNYVWHGSRANSSGVDRISWLMNLAPAPSHDETNPSADLNLQLLRGGVPMDLGPDVCSRLAREKHSYLNLFDAFFTYDPSLLRMVHPDNRRRE; the protein is encoded by the coding sequence ATGCATCTGCAGCACGGCGAATGCCTGGTCGCCAGATCCCATGGTGGAGCGTCGGCCAGGTGCGAGCCCCATCCCTACCTGCCGCACGTCTACACCGTCGATGCGGGCAAGCTGACCCCCGGCGAGCCATTCCGGTACGTGGTGCGCCGCGCCGACGGCACCGAGAGAACGGAGCGGTTCTTCGCCCACTCGCTCGATCAGGACGGGCCCGTGGACGTGTGGGAGGGAATCCGCGCCATCGACAACGCCTTCTATGCGAACGAGGTCAAGGAGCACTTCGAGCGCCGCGGGTTCGCCGTGGTTCGACGCGTCCTGTCCGCGGAGCTGGTGAGCACGTTGCGCGCTGTCGTGAATCCTCACATGGCCGACGTATGGGGAGCGGACAGGGCTGCGTACCGGGACAAGATCAACCTGGAGAAGGTGCTGCTCCATGTCCCCTACCTCCTCCAGGCGCTGGCCGAGAAGCTGGGGCCGCTCCTCGGGCGCATCCTGGGAAGCGAGGTGTTCCTCGAGTATGAGCAGGTCATGGTGGTGCGCGCGGGGTCTTCGTACGCCACCCGGCGCCACCGGGATGTCGACGGCGGCAAGGCCGGCTTCTCCGAGGCCTCGAGGCGCCACAAGGGCTCCGTGCACCTCTGGATCCCACTCGTCGACATCGACGAGACACGGGCGTGCATGTACGTCGATCCGTTCGACGCGCCCGAACAGTCCCTCGACATGACGATGCGGGCCGGCGACGCGCTGTTTCTCCACAACTACGTATGGCACGGGAGCCGCGCCAACTCATCCGGGGTTGATCGCATCTCCTGGCTGATGAACCTCGCGCCCGCGCCGAGCCACGATGAGACCAACCCGAGCGCCGATCTCAACCTCCAGCTCTTGCGTGGCGGGGTGCCCATGGACCTGGGCCCTGACGTATGCAGCCGGCTGGCCCGGGAGAAGCACTCGTACCTGAATCTCTTCGACGCATTCTTCACGTACGATCCATCCCTCCTGCGGATGGTCCACCCGGACAACCGCCGGAGGGAGTAG
- a CDS encoding TIM-barrel domain-containing protein has product MRFNPARNFDYSVETSVAVVNRNLGQVDLNILQDDDQAIVVDTGKIKVEIQLQPYRILVYRGNQLINADQPGKNLVYIPGKEVIANFKVYPGGARYFGFGEKAGEKLLKNEYTLTFFNFDNYIYSTGPIPANNGGGPLNPSEALYCSVPLLMENNPTPQGDYAGAPYSYGLFFDNPAQSYINIGTNDYSDMTGKYYFGALYGDMDYYFMAGDDTAEVIQQYTALTGRPPMPPKYVFGYHQGCYGYYSRDILEGVANAFRDARIPIDGLHIDVDFQDNYRTFTSSEKKFPDVAGMMAQLHENGFKCSTNITPLLTDNEYDENGNKAPYTQRDALLSINPTPGLIYDTLAGQGPNPNLYQGQVSYGTNNGNNPYLAYPPIQQGDGYALNAYGNYPDFGRADVRQVWGAQYSHLLKEVGMDMIWQDMTCPAIAPSGDSPYKTFPLAIETNNGTAYVPNAQMHNAYVLMLLRATWEGINILRPDKRNFIIARGGYAGMQRYAGLWTGDSASSWDFLRINIPEVLNLGLSGIPISGCDIGGFATGDGTTSKAEIVGDKFKDAKVVGGITDYELLTRWMTLGSFLPWYRNHYDGYNKQFQEPYAYGEPVPTNCRKFVELRYRMLQLYYDAMYQATQTGLPIARALFLNDPQDPRVYDYLDDQFFIGRDFLVAPITQPGSGNPPVATRSVYLPAGSQWYAFKDNQNPLDAPVEGGTLIDSWVAALDQAPIYVRAGAILPFRELEQYVGELSENPLTFNIYPGQDSTYSLYQDDGVTTQAELHQTYRLTELSHQGIPGGQNIRVRRVFDQYTPPEKFYYIALLGTRAPSSVKLGNTALPNVGSPDSLAASQSNAYYWNESIQITFIKVFDTQPDLTVTAMYQ; this is encoded by the coding sequence GTGCGGTTCAACCCCGCCAGGAACTTCGACTACTCGGTGGAGACGTCGGTGGCGGTGGTCAACCGGAACCTGGGTCAGGTCGACCTGAACATCCTCCAGGATGACGATCAGGCCATCGTGGTGGATACCGGGAAGATCAAGGTGGAGATCCAGCTCCAGCCCTACCGGATCCTCGTGTACCGGGGGAACCAGCTGATCAACGCCGATCAGCCGGGCAAGAACCTCGTCTACATCCCCGGCAAGGAGGTGATCGCCAACTTCAAGGTCTATCCCGGCGGCGCCCGCTACTTCGGCTTCGGGGAGAAGGCCGGGGAGAAGCTGTTGAAGAACGAGTACACCCTGACGTTCTTCAACTTCGACAACTACATATATTCGACCGGCCCCATTCCCGCGAACAACGGGGGCGGTCCGCTCAACCCCAGCGAGGCGCTGTACTGCTCGGTGCCGCTGCTGATGGAGAACAACCCCACGCCCCAGGGGGACTACGCCGGCGCCCCGTATAGCTACGGGCTCTTCTTCGATAATCCCGCCCAGTCGTACATCAACATCGGCACGAACGACTACTCGGACATGACGGGGAAGTACTACTTCGGCGCCCTGTACGGGGACATGGATTACTACTTCATGGCGGGTGACGACACCGCCGAGGTGATCCAACAGTACACCGCGCTCACCGGGCGGCCTCCGATGCCGCCGAAGTATGTCTTTGGCTACCACCAGGGCTGCTACGGCTACTACAGCCGCGACATCCTGGAGGGGGTGGCCAATGCCTTCCGCGACGCCCGTATCCCGATCGATGGGCTGCACATCGACGTGGACTTCCAGGACAACTACCGCACCTTCACCAGCAGCGAGAAGAAGTTCCCCGACGTAGCGGGGATGATGGCCCAGCTGCATGAGAACGGGTTCAAGTGCAGCACCAACATCACGCCGCTGCTGACCGACAACGAGTACGACGAGAACGGGAACAAGGCCCCCTACACCCAGCGCGACGCGCTGCTGTCCATCAATCCGACCCCGGGGCTCATCTACGACACCCTGGCCGGGCAAGGGCCCAATCCAAATCTGTACCAGGGGCAGGTCAGCTACGGCACCAATAACGGAAACAATCCCTACCTCGCCTACCCTCCGATCCAGCAGGGGGACGGCTACGCGCTCAATGCGTATGGCAACTACCCGGACTTCGGCCGTGCGGACGTGCGCCAGGTCTGGGGCGCGCAGTACTCGCATCTCCTCAAGGAAGTGGGAATGGACATGATCTGGCAGGACATGACCTGCCCGGCCATCGCCCCGAGCGGCGACTCGCCGTACAAAACGTTCCCGCTCGCCATCGAGACGAACAACGGCACCGCGTACGTGCCCAACGCGCAGATGCACAACGCCTACGTGCTGATGCTGCTCCGGGCCACCTGGGAGGGAATCAACATCCTCCGTCCGGACAAGCGCAACTTCATCATCGCACGCGGCGGTTACGCCGGCATGCAGCGCTACGCCGGCCTGTGGACGGGTGACTCCGCCTCCAGCTGGGACTTCCTGCGGATCAACATCCCCGAGGTGCTCAACCTGGGCCTGTCCGGCATCCCCATCTCGGGCTGCGACATCGGCGGGTTCGCCACGGGCGATGGCACCACCTCCAAGGCGGAGATCGTCGGCGACAAGTTCAAGGACGCCAAGGTGGTGGGCGGCATCACCGACTACGAGCTCCTCACCCGCTGGATGACGCTCGGCTCGTTCCTGCCCTGGTACCGCAACCACTACGACGGCTACAACAAGCAGTTCCAGGAGCCGTACGCCTACGGCGAGCCCGTCCCCACCAACTGCCGCAAGTTCGTGGAGCTGCGCTACCGCATGCTGCAGCTCTACTACGACGCCATGTACCAGGCGACGCAGACCGGACTGCCGATCGCCCGGGCGCTCTTCCTCAACGATCCCCAGGATCCGCGAGTCTACGACTACCTGGATGATCAGTTCTTCATCGGCCGCGACTTCCTGGTGGCGCCGATCACCCAGCCGGGCTCTGGCAATCCGCCGGTGGCCACCCGGTCCGTGTACCTGCCCGCTGGGAGTCAGTGGTACGCCTTCAAGGACAACCAGAACCCGCTCGACGCGCCGGTGGAAGGCGGCACCCTGATCGACAGCTGGGTGGCGGCGCTCGACCAGGCCCCCATCTACGTCCGCGCCGGGGCCATCCTGCCCTTCCGCGAGCTGGAGCAGTACGTGGGCGAGCTGTCCGAGAATCCGCTCACCTTCAACATCTACCCGGGGCAGGACAGCACGTACTCGCTGTACCAGGATGACGGCGTCACCACCCAGGCCGAGCTCCATCAGACCTACCGGCTCACCGAGCTCAGCCACCAGGGCATCCCCGGCGGCCAGAACATCCGGGTGCGGCGCGTGTTCGACCAGTACACGCCTCCAGAGAAGTTCTACTACATCGCCCTGCTCGGGACCCGGGCGCCCTCCTCCGTCAAGCTCGGCAACACGGCGCTTCCCAACGTCGGGAGTCCGGACAGCCTCGCCGCGTCCCAGAGCAACGCCTACTACTGGAACGAGAGCATCCAGATCACCTTCATCAAGGTCTTCGACACCCAGCCCGATCTCACGGTCACGGCGATGTACCAGTGA
- a CDS encoding peptidoglycan-binding protein gives MADANTRPQFALPALAGTRVVIKTYVGHKPDDKKMDMYFDGWPNSSAVLASAPGIVHESFWPGGIEIRHFIPGTRTLGNWFTTYMHMDQVARIGTVCEQGTWIGRAGTVGTGVKHLHHEQLRTSSGNADTSDMQYPLFIEQGAGASPLHLVPGGPGLSFVSQNGRQGTGTISPKTPNAPLGWVLPRGHYYGLISGPNESHGGFYASERPYIKAIQERLQALGFAPKTAGWADGIFEQPTKDAVASWQRKLYSRFTTRYGEVWSDDWRRLFG, from the coding sequence ATGGCTGACGCCAACACCCGACCGCAGTTCGCTTTGCCTGCTCTGGCAGGTACGAGAGTCGTAATCAAGACGTACGTGGGCCACAAGCCCGACGACAAAAAGATGGACATGTACTTCGATGGGTGGCCCAACAGCAGTGCGGTACTGGCTTCGGCTCCTGGCATTGTGCATGAGAGCTTCTGGCCCGGCGGCATCGAGATCAGGCACTTCATTCCCGGCACCAGGACGCTCGGCAACTGGTTCACGACCTACATGCACATGGATCAGGTGGCACGGATCGGTACCGTCTGCGAGCAGGGTACCTGGATTGGTCGGGCCGGCACTGTGGGGACGGGGGTCAAGCATCTGCACCATGAGCAGCTCAGAACCTCCAGTGGCAACGCCGACACATCTGACATGCAGTACCCGCTGTTCATCGAGCAGGGCGCTGGGGCCAGCCCCCTACATCTGGTGCCGGGTGGGCCTGGGCTCAGTTTCGTTTCACAGAACGGTCGCCAGGGTACGGGCACCATCTCGCCCAAGACACCGAACGCGCCGCTGGGATGGGTTCTGCCTCGGGGTCACTACTACGGTCTGATTTCAGGCCCGAATGAGTCTCACGGTGGGTTCTACGCCAGTGAGCGTCCGTACATCAAAGCAATCCAGGAGCGCCTGCAAGCTCTTGGGTTCGCGCCAAAAACCGCGGGGTGGGCTGACGGCATCTTCGAGCAACCCACGAAGGACGCGGTTGCTAGCTGGCAGCGCAAGCTGTATTCCCGCTTCACTACTCGCTACGGCGAGGTCTGGTCTGACGACTGGCGACGACTGTTTGGATGA
- a CDS encoding PD40 domain-containing protein has product MLTLRGRCLLALAVLLAGGAWAQDDENDAGLRTPSRLTVGVGDQFLGQLAPDGNTLIFVSNRNIATEIYVQDVEQGRERRLFDEGADVTWPRISPDGKHLLYISFRNQASGQLCVRELPGAEGRRCLEEETSALQAEWIDASHIALVSRATIQGDLRLSRVAVERELSVRPLLERNLTSPTISPDGRWLVYVPVERSVQQVGPGFAARASPHLEALRLDLPGAAPIPLALDLPGQTGQPVFALDGRSLYVVQFFTDSNEDGVIDASDSGVLFRVPFSAEREDAPELAAASSPDQLTSESWNCEYPAPAAASLIATCSRDRSLDVYQLPLDGQVPSSWDVPRLNEELKMVGRRADLLLLYRQRLLREARPKPRRLLMMRLSQLHLAFEDFDAAEFYARHMCSVNDPATAGLAEPLQLLIDHRRAMKEHERGRMVDELIDAERQRMAALEPAAAPSPPSAVFQHVVRSELAEAAGDFTLARQELEAAQVTDTTPRAVLEAYFEQADALYRKLDDREALVEAGRRLSMNKAFRDDDQLDFARAAVRALYRGRPYAEADAAMVQALASAPAGSAYAFALELGRHVNALHEERPPRPVRDALIAFYRQQKDPLRRRALVQDAVERAAGLGADGVLEALATVYVDDAPPGTEERRRAERLFRRAMLGRAYRRLGRQRLDEARADFDLVTQRTGSLESAVESMSLRLRAGVSPEVVEKEVTTTSASMARPLAHFVKAYLTARQLPKLDDRAHAQAVAAAVKELRASWQELKNQRAVHALYGAIQHEDFLRGRAPSAAERANRHYLIALDLVRNNVRYRAMILGALGLLHTQVGNFHIALGYLEQRDKLPYVDNAAGLAVSLARARALLHVGREEESAQAADQALAMVDATPKLARFLTLALDRAALYNLAAGRFERALALYDRELPTVETGPSDAEGLRNRFVVRLARCAAALGAGHPQRALEDLDRVERDLATPAMQATLKWAHATPQHVQRSYRIIAAGLRANAETRLGHLDAAARALEQRRALFLEQFAESDRDEDIRAVTLAEMRLAENAVDRQDTARAALWLGKAIEHADTLMERTHAPVDAGQLDVLWFAAQLHSDGNTQVPFDVPRRLDQAQRSLIDRRDPSWRSYLAWFEIYLALSANPPAEVRDALLLPAQP; this is encoded by the coding sequence GTGCTGACGCTCCGTGGCCGGTGCTTGCTGGCCCTGGCCGTTCTCCTCGCGGGCGGCGCCTGGGCGCAGGACGATGAGAACGACGCGGGCTTGCGCACGCCCTCACGGCTCACCGTGGGCGTGGGAGATCAATTCCTGGGGCAGTTGGCGCCCGATGGAAACACGCTGATCTTCGTGTCCAACCGCAACATCGCGACGGAGATCTACGTTCAGGACGTGGAACAGGGCCGCGAGCGCCGCCTCTTCGACGAAGGCGCCGACGTGACCTGGCCGCGGATCAGTCCCGACGGCAAACACCTGCTCTACATCTCGTTCCGAAACCAGGCCAGCGGCCAGCTGTGTGTGCGGGAGCTGCCGGGTGCGGAGGGCCGCCGCTGCCTCGAGGAAGAAACCAGCGCGCTGCAGGCGGAATGGATCGATGCCTCGCATATCGCGCTGGTGAGCCGGGCGACCATCCAGGGCGATCTGCGATTGTCGCGGGTCGCGGTGGAGCGTGAGTTGAGCGTGAGGCCCCTGCTCGAGCGCAACCTGACCAGTCCCACCATCTCACCCGATGGGCGCTGGCTGGTGTACGTCCCGGTCGAACGCTCCGTGCAGCAGGTGGGCCCCGGCTTCGCCGCGCGCGCCTCGCCCCATCTGGAGGCACTCCGGCTGGATCTCCCCGGTGCTGCTCCCATCCCGCTGGCGCTCGATCTTCCGGGACAGACCGGGCAGCCGGTGTTCGCGCTCGATGGGCGCTCCCTGTACGTGGTGCAGTTCTTCACCGACTCCAATGAGGACGGGGTGATCGACGCCAGCGACAGCGGGGTGCTGTTCCGGGTGCCTTTCTCCGCCGAGCGCGAGGACGCGCCCGAATTGGCCGCCGCCTCCAGTCCGGACCAACTCACCAGTGAGTCCTGGAACTGCGAGTACCCGGCGCCCGCGGCCGCGTCACTCATCGCGACCTGTTCGCGCGATCGATCGCTGGATGTGTATCAGCTGCCGCTGGATGGCCAGGTTCCCAGCAGCTGGGACGTTCCTCGTCTCAACGAGGAATTGAAAATGGTCGGCAGGCGCGCGGATCTACTCCTGCTCTACCGCCAACGCCTGCTGCGCGAAGCCCGGCCCAAACCCCGCCGTCTGCTGATGATGCGCCTGAGCCAGCTCCACCTGGCTTTCGAGGACTTCGATGCGGCGGAGTTCTACGCCCGCCACATGTGTTCGGTGAACGATCCCGCCACGGCGGGACTGGCGGAGCCGCTGCAACTCCTCATCGACCACCGGCGCGCCATGAAGGAGCACGAACGTGGCCGCATGGTGGACGAGCTGATCGACGCCGAACGGCAACGCATGGCCGCGTTGGAGCCCGCCGCTGCTCCCAGCCCGCCCTCCGCCGTCTTCCAACACGTGGTGCGCAGTGAACTGGCGGAGGCCGCCGGCGACTTCACGCTGGCGCGTCAGGAACTGGAGGCCGCCCAGGTGACCGACACCACGCCGCGCGCGGTGCTGGAAGCCTACTTCGAACAAGCGGATGCGCTGTACCGCAAGCTCGACGATCGGGAGGCCCTGGTCGAAGCCGGCCGCCGGCTCTCCATGAACAAGGCTTTTCGCGACGACGACCAGCTCGACTTCGCTCGCGCGGCCGTCCGCGCCCTGTACCGGGGGCGCCCCTATGCCGAGGCGGATGCCGCCATGGTCCAGGCACTCGCCTCGGCACCCGCCGGCTCGGCCTATGCGTTCGCCTTGGAGCTGGGCCGGCACGTCAACGCGTTGCACGAAGAGCGTCCCCCGCGCCCCGTCCGGGATGCCTTGATTGCGTTCTACCGCCAGCAGAAGGATCCCCTTCGCCGGCGCGCACTGGTGCAAGACGCCGTCGAGCGCGCGGCGGGCCTCGGCGCCGACGGCGTGCTGGAGGCGTTGGCGACGGTCTACGTCGACGACGCTCCGCCCGGCACCGAGGAACGCCGCCGGGCCGAACGGTTGTTTCGCCGCGCGATGCTGGGCCGCGCCTATCGCCGGTTGGGGAGGCAGCGCCTGGACGAAGCCCGTGCCGACTTCGACCTCGTGACTCAACGGACTGGCTCACTGGAGAGTGCTGTCGAATCCATGAGCCTGCGGTTGCGTGCCGGCGTCAGCCCCGAGGTGGTGGAGAAGGAAGTCACCACCACCTCCGCGAGTATGGCCAGGCCGCTCGCGCACTTCGTGAAGGCCTACCTCACGGCGCGCCAGTTGCCCAAGCTGGATGACCGCGCCCACGCCCAGGCGGTGGCGGCGGCCGTGAAGGAGCTGCGCGCATCGTGGCAGGAGCTCAAGAACCAGCGCGCGGTGCATGCCCTCTACGGTGCCATTCAGCACGAGGACTTCCTCCGTGGCCGCGCTCCTTCCGCCGCCGAGCGCGCCAACCGGCACTACTTGATCGCCCTGGACCTGGTGCGCAACAACGTCCGCTACCGGGCGATGATCCTCGGTGCGTTGGGGCTGTTGCACACCCAGGTGGGCAACTTCCACATCGCCCTGGGCTACCTCGAGCAACGGGACAAGTTGCCCTACGTGGACAACGCGGCGGGACTGGCGGTGTCCCTGGCCCGCGCCCGGGCGCTCTTGCACGTCGGCCGCGAGGAAGAGTCAGCGCAGGCGGCGGATCAGGCCCTGGCCATGGTGGACGCCACACCGAAGCTGGCCAGGTTCCTCACCCTGGCGCTGGATCGCGCGGCGCTCTACAACCTCGCCGCGGGCCGATTCGAGCGCGCGTTGGCGCTCTACGATCGCGAGCTGCCCACCGTGGAAACGGGCCCCAGCGACGCGGAGGGTCTGCGCAACCGGTTCGTGGTGCGGCTGGCCCGCTGCGCCGCGGCGTTGGGGGCGGGTCACCCCCAGCGGGCATTGGAGGATCTGGACAGGGTGGAGCGCGACCTGGCGACCCCAGCCATGCAAGCCACGCTGAAGTGGGCACACGCCACCCCCCAGCACGTTCAGCGCTCCTATCGCATCATCGCCGCGGGACTGCGCGCCAATGCGGAGACCCGCCTCGGGCACCTGGACGCCGCCGCCCGCGCGCTCGAGCAGCGGCGCGCGCTGTTCCTGGAACAGTTCGCCGAGTCGGATCGCGATGAGGACATCCGCGCGGTGACGCTGGCGGAGATGCGGCTGGCCGAAAATGCCGTGGATCGCCAGGACACGGCGCGGGCGGCCCTCTGGTTGGGCAAGGCGATCGAGCACGCCGACACCCTGATGGAGCGCACCCACGCACCGGTCGATGCCGGTCAGCTCGACGTGCTCTGGTTCGCGGCGCAGCTGCACTCGGATGGGAACACGCAGGTGCCTTTCGACGTACCCAGGCGTCTGGATCAGGCGCAACGCTCCCTCATCGACCGGCGTGATCCTTCCTGGCGCTCCTATCTGGCGTGGTTCGAGATCTATCTGGCTCTCAGCGCGAACCCGCCAGCAGAGGTCCGGGACGCATTGCTTCTGCCCGCTCAGCCCTAG